Within Candidatus Polarisedimenticolaceae bacterium, the genomic segment CGTTCAGTCCGCCCCGCCCATCATCCCGCGCGGCGCGAAGGCCGCGGGACGCGAGGCCAGCAGCCGCTGCGCGACCGCCGCGGCGGCCGCGGCGTCGGCCGTGCGACCGACCCCGTGGAGGATCTCCGCGTAGTCCTTCCAGATCGCCCCTTCGGCGGGGGCGCGCCGCACCGCCTCTTCGGCGGCCCGGGCGGCCTCGTCGAGCCGGCCGGCGGCGCCCAGCAGGTACGCACGATTGAGGTGCAGGCTCGCCGTCCACGGCTCGATGGCGATCGCGCGATCGTAGAGCGCGAGCGCCCCGGGGACGTCCTGCCGCATGGCGCGGCATCGCGCGAGCTCGGCGAGGAGCCCCGCGTGTGCCGGGACCGCCGCGACCGTGCGCTCGAGAAGGGTCTGCGCTTCGGCGACGCGACGGCCGGCGAGCAGGATCTGCGCGAGGTTGAGCGCCGCCTCCGCGTGCGCGGGGTCCTTCGCGAGCGCCGCTTCGAACGAGCGGGCGGCCTCGTCGCGGCGGCCGAGGAATCCGAGGGTGCGGCCGAGCTGGTACCGGATCTCGGCGTCGTCGAGCCCCGCCTCGATCGCTTCGCGGAACCGCCGCTCCGCCTCCTCCCACAACGTGCGCCGCGCCTGCGGCACGACGTCCACCGCCTTCGAGAACGCCGCGCGCGCGGTGTAGTACGCGCGATCGGAGGAAGGGAGCGTCTCGAACGCCTCGCCGAGGATCGGCTCGATCGCGTACGAGCCGCGAACGGGCGCCCCCTCCTTCGACGGGTCCCGTCGGATCCAGTGATCGGTGAAGGTGGTGTGCGGATGGTCGAGCGGCGCGCCGCGCCGCATGTGGCAGCGCACGCAGTCCGCATCTGCCTTCGGACAGCTCCCCGCGGGGTGGCAGCGCGCGCACGCGGCGTCGAACGCGTTCTCGGGCCGCTCTTTCGAGTAGACCGACACGTGCGGGTAGTGGCAGTGGAGGCAGTCGAACTTCCCCGGGCTCTCGAGGTAACAGCGGCTCAGCAGGA encodes:
- a CDS encoding tetratricopeptide repeat protein — translated: MTAISCHAATAIVVFACLAAACSSSNPTAPAAADPVAHVPQASYAGPQACAACHPDIAATFHETGMGRSWYPLTKASAIEDFSRNNTVELERSGLVYRMLERDGRFFMRQSLRDASGREWAVDEREMQQVAGSGNHSRSYVTVAGGTMFQLPVCWYPALPGWDLCPGYEHKNDYFNRVVSTSCVFCHNARMEAVPGRRGAFREPIPEGIDCERCHGPGSAHVAKWKTTAEVPSGSADPTIVNPKRLPQPRRIQVCLQCHLGGSTSTERVAHRERDLESFRPGMDLGDVLVPFRYREPLGPHFGISAQADRFLLSRCYLESPGKFDCLHCHYPHVSVYSKERPENAFDAACARCHPAGSCPKADADCVRCHMRRGAPLDHPHTTFTDHWIRRDPSKEGAPVRGSYAIEPILGEAFETLPSSDRAYYTARAAFSKAVDVVPQARRTLWEEAERRFREAIEAGLDDAEIRYQLGRTLGFLGRRDEAARSFEAALAKDPAHAEAALNLAQILLAGRRVAEAQTLLERTVAAVPAHAGLLAELARCRAMRQDVPGALALYDRAIAIEPWTASLHLNRAYLLGAAGRLDEAARAAEEAVRRAPAEGAIWKDYAEILHGVGRTADAAAAAAVAQRLLASRPAAFAPRGMMGGAD